The following DNA comes from Halalkaliarchaeum sp. AArc-CO.
TCGGGTTCAGTCAGAAACTCGACCCCGGTTACCCACTTTGCCCCTTTATATGCGTACTTGTGTGGCGTCACGACCCGCAGGGGGCCACCGTGGTCGTCCGATAACTTCTCCCCGTCGAGTTCGGACGCGAACAGCACTTCGGGCCGCATGCACGTCGCCAACGGGAGATCCGTCGTGTAGCCGTCCAGTGCGTGGAACATGACGTGCACCGCATCGTCGTCGACGCCGGCACGCTCGGCGATTTCCGCGAAGGGCACGCCCGTAAACTCCCGGTCGAAGGTGCTCCACCCGGTGACACAGTGGAAGTCCTGTCGCTGGGTTTCCGACGGCAGTGACCGGAACTCTTCGAGATCGAAAGACAGTCCGGTGTCGACGGCCCCCCACACTTCGAACCTCCAGCTATTCGGATTCCAGTCGGGCGTTTCTCCCTTCGAAAGGACGGGGAACTTCTCTGTCTTCCGCTGTCCCGGCGGAAGCCGTTGTTCCCCGAACTCCCGGTAGAGGTCGGTATGATCGACGACCATGAAGGCACCACGACTTCCAGAACCGTATGAATGTCGGGTCGCGCCGAATCCCGAGCCACAGCCGAACGGGTGAGTCGCGGGAACGCGTGTCGCGAAGCTGGCAGCAACTTTATATACACCCTCCGTCAAACCCCGGTTGTTCAGATGCCCAAGGTCGAAATTACGATCCCGGAACACCTCGAGATGCAGATCGCCCAGCTCGTCGAACAGGGCGAGTTCGTCAACCGCGAAGAAGCGATCGAGGAGCTGTTGTCCACCGGGATGAAAGCGTACAAAACGAGCGGCCCGATGGACGACGAGGAACCGGGGTTCGAAGACGACGGAATGATGGGACACGAGGACGAGTACGTCTTCTAGTCGACACCGCGTTTTCTCCCGCGAGGCACCCTTGCGGCGAACTGCTCGTCCTTTCAGCGTGTGCCATCGGCTCCCGAGCAATATTTAAACGGAGAACGCGCCTACAACGGGGTATGCACAAAGACGAATTGCTCGAGCTCCACGAGCAGATGGTCACTATCATGGAGTACTTCCGCGAGAAGGAGCACGTCGATCCGGAGCTGTTCGAACCGTACGAGGAGCTCGACGTCGATCCGTCCCACGTCCACAAATCCAAAAGCGAGCACAAACACGCGGTGTTCGTGCTCGGCAACGCCCTCGCGTCGGCGATGGCCAAAGACGAGTTCTCGACAGCTGGCCGGGTCGGAAAGCGAATGAAGGAACTCGCCGAGGACGCGGAAAACAAGCTGTAGGTTCTTTCGCAACGCCTTTGCGTCGAGCCCGCGGTCTGTCGGTATGGGCCTCCCCGAGGAGCGGATCGACCGGTTGCACGCTCTCGCCCGCGAGGCCGCCGGAAACGGAGAGTTCGACCGCTCCAGGGAGTACGTCAGACTCGCCCGTCGGATCGCCCAGCGGCACCGCTGTGGAGTCCCCCGGGAGTTCAAACGGTTCACCTGCGATCGCTGTGACGTGTACCTCCTGCCGGGACGCAACGCCCGGGTGCGGCTGCAGTCGGGGCACGTGGTGATCACGTGTGATTGCGGCGAGATCGCCAGATATCCCTACGAGTGACCGGCGACTCCGTCCGGCCGGGCAGAACCCGCGGCCGTCGAAGGGAAAACACCTTACGCCGGACGAACCCATCGGGTGACATGATCACTGTCGTCGGCGGGGGTATCGCCGGGCTGGCGGCCGCCCACCGGCTCCAGGAACACGGCTTCGACGTCACGGTGTACGAAGCTACCGCTGACGTCGGCGGTCTCGCGGCGCTGTACGACACCGCCGGGGACCCGATCGAACGCTACTACCACCACCTTTCGAAGTCGGAGGAGACGATCGTCGAACTCGCCGAGGAACTCGGGATCGACGAGCGGCTGGAGTGGATCGTCGGCAAGAACGCCTACTACGTCGACGGCGTCGTCCACCCGCTCGACACTGCAGCCCAGATCGCCGCCTATCCCCACCTGAGCCTCTATGACAAGTTTCGGCTCGGGATGCTCACGCTGGGCGTCGACGTGCGCGGCGGCCGTCCGCGGTTCGACACCTACGACGATCTCTCCGCGTTCGAAGACGTGCCCGTTCGGGAGTTCGTCGAAGAACACACCACTCGCGGCGTGTACGAGCGGTTCTTCGACCCGCTTTTGGACGCGAAGTTCGGCGACAGGAAGGCGGACGTCAGCGCGGCCTGGCTGCTCGGCCGGATCAGATTCCGCGGCGAACGCGACCTCAGACGGGGGGAGATCCTCGGCTACTTCGACGGCTCCTTCGGCGTCCTGATCGACGCGCTCGTAGACTCCGTCGGACGCGATCACATTACCACGAACGCCCGGGTGGTCGACGTCGGATTTACGACTGACACAGAGGAGTCTGCGGATCGACGCGTCGAAACCGTCACTGTCGAGACGGAATCCGGGAAGGAAACCCACGACACCGACGGCGTCGTCGTGGCGGCGATGCCGAACGTGCTCGAATCACTGACTGGCTATGAATGCGACATCGACTTCCAGGGCGCAGTGTGTGCGGTCGTGACGATGGATCGGACGCTCATGGACACCTACTGGCTGAACATCGCGGACGAGGCGCCGTTCGGCGCCCTCATCGAACACACGAACTTCGTCCCGCCGGACCGTTACGGCGGCCAACACCTCCTGTATGTCGCGAGCTACGTCCAGTCCAGTGACGACTGGCGGTGGCAGGCCGACGACGACACACTCGAGGAACGCTGGCTCGACGGGATCGAAGAACTGTTCCCGTCGTTCTCCCGCGAACACGTCGAGTCGGTCCGGCTCTCCCGGAACCCGCGGGCTGCGCCCGTCTACGAACGAGGATACCTCGAGACGGTGATCCCGTACGACCTGCGCGAGTCGGTCGGCGATGGGATGTACTACGCCGGGATGGCTTCTCGGGCGCAGTACCCCGAACGGTCGCTCAACGGCGGGGTGGTGGCCGGCTTCGAGTGTGCAGACCGTATCGCGGACGGCGAGTGACCGCGTCGACGGCCCGGGGACGCGACCGGGTTGTTCCGATGTTTCGCCGGTGGCCGCCGATTTATTAGTCCCCTCGACATCCGTGCAGGTATGACCGACGTTTCCGACAGGGGGACCCGACGGGTATCGGACCGGACGATCGCTATCCTCGCCCACGAGAAGTTTCCCGACCGTGCGAAGACGGCGATCGGCGTTATGCGCTACGGCAACTACGACGTCGCCGCCGTAATCGACCGCGAGGAAGCCGGCTCCAGCGTTGGCGATCACGTGCGGGACCTCGATGACGCTCCGATCGTCGGCTCGTTCGAGGAGGCTCTCGAGGTCGAATCGGATCTCGACACGCTGTTGATCGGAATCGCGCCGATCGGCGGAGGGTTCGAGGAGTCGTGGCGACCGGACGTCACGGCGGCGATCGACGCGGGCTGTGACGTCATCTCCGGGCTCCACTACTTCCTCTCGGAGGACGAGGAGTTCGCCGCGCTGGCCGATCAGGAGGGCGTCGAACTGTGGGACGTCCGAAATCCCCACGAGGATCTCACGGTGAGTGAGGGTGTCGCAGCCGACGTCGACGCCGACGTCGTCCTCACCGTCGGTACCGACTGTTCGGTCGGCAAGATGACCGTCTCGCTGGAGCTGCTGGCGGCCGCCCGAGATCGGGGGATCGACGCCGGGTTCGTCCCGACGGGACAGACCGGGATCATGATCGCCGGCTGGGGGAATCCGGTCGACCGGGTGATAAGCGACTTCACCGCCGGTTCAGTCGAAGAGATGATCCTCGAACTCGGTGACGAACACGACGTGCTGTTCGTCGAGGGGCAAGGGAGCATCGTCCACCCCGCCTACTCGGCTGTCACGTGTGGCATCCTCCACGGAGCGATGGCCGACGCGCTCGTGTTGTGTCACGCTTCCGGACGGGAGGCGATTCACGGCTACGAGGAGTTTTCGCTTCCGCCGCTTCCCGAGTACGTCGACCTCTACGAGTCGCTGGCGAAACCGGTTCACGAGTCACCCGTCGTGGCGGGCGCGCTCAACACCAGGGAAATCGACGGCGACGACGACGCCCGGGAAGCGGTCGCGGAGTACTCCCGGACGATCGGCGTCCCGGCAACCGATCCGGTTCGATTCGACGCGGAAGACGTTCTCGACGCGGTGCTCGAGGGGGTGGACCGATGACGCTTTCGGCGGAGTTCGAACGGGTTTCCCTCGAACTCGACGACGCGTTCACGATCTCACGGGGAACGACGACCGAAACCGAAAACGTCGTCGTCCGGATCACGGACGAGGGCGGGATGACCGGGATCGGCGGGGCTGCCCCCTCGCCTCACTACGGGGAAACTGCAGACACCGTGGGTGCCGTCCTTCCGGAACTGCTCGACGTCGTCGAGGAGGTCGACGACCCCCATGCGATCCACGAGGTCGAGCGCCGACTCACCGAGGTCGTTCGCGACAACCCTGCAGCCAGGTGTGCGGTGTCGATTGCGCTGCACGACCTGGCAGCAAAGCGACTCGGCGTTCCACTGTACCGGCTGTGGGGGCTCGACCCGACCGACGCGCCGACGAGTTCCTACACGATCGGACTCGACACGGTGGACCGAGTCGGAGAGAAGACGGAACGGGCCGTCGAGTCCGGCTACGACGTGCTCAAACTGAAGCTGGGCACCGACCACGATCGGGAACTCGTCGAGGCGGTTCGGGAGGCCGCCCCGGACGCCCGGCTCCGGATCGACGCCAACGAGGCGTGGACGCCCCGCGAGACGGTGGCGAAAAGCCGGTGGCTCGAAGAGTACGACGTCGAGTTCATCGAACAGCCGGTGCCGGCTGAAGACCCCGAGGGGCTGCGGTTCGCCTACGAGCGCTCGGTGCTGCCGATCGCCGCCGACGAGTCGTGTGTCACGGTTTCGGACATACCGGAAATCGCCGACCGGGCCGACATCGCGAACCTCAAGC
Coding sequences within:
- a CDS encoding sulfite oxidase-like oxidoreductase, which codes for MVVDHTDLYREFGEQRLPPGQRKTEKFPVLSKGETPDWNPNSWRFEVWGAVDTGLSFDLEEFRSLPSETQRQDFHCVTGWSTFDREFTGVPFAEIAERAGVDDDAVHVMFHALDGYTTDLPLATCMRPEVLFASELDGEKLSDDHGGPLRVVTPHKYAYKGAKWVTGVEFLTEPERGYWEKRGYSRTADPWAEERYS
- a CDS encoding ribbon-helix-helix domain-containing protein; this encodes MPKVEITIPEHLEMQIAQLVEQGEFVNREEAIEELLSTGMKAYKTSGPMDDEEPGFEDDGMMGHEDEYVF
- a CDS encoding UPF0058 family protein; the protein is MHKDELLELHEQMVTIMEYFREKEHVDPELFEPYEELDVDPSHVHKSKSEHKHAVFVLGNALASAMAKDEFSTAGRVGKRMKELAEDAENKL
- a CDS encoding ribonuclease P protein component 4; translation: MGLPEERIDRLHALAREAAGNGEFDRSREYVRLARRIAQRHRCGVPREFKRFTCDRCDVYLLPGRNARVRLQSGHVVITCDCGEIARYPYE
- a CDS encoding NAD(P)/FAD-dependent oxidoreductase, with protein sequence MITVVGGGIAGLAAAHRLQEHGFDVTVYEATADVGGLAALYDTAGDPIERYYHHLSKSEETIVELAEELGIDERLEWIVGKNAYYVDGVVHPLDTAAQIAAYPHLSLYDKFRLGMLTLGVDVRGGRPRFDTYDDLSAFEDVPVREFVEEHTTRGVYERFFDPLLDAKFGDRKADVSAAWLLGRIRFRGERDLRRGEILGYFDGSFGVLIDALVDSVGRDHITTNARVVDVGFTTDTEESADRRVETVTVETESGKETHDTDGVVVAAMPNVLESLTGYECDIDFQGAVCAVVTMDRTLMDTYWLNIADEAPFGALIEHTNFVPPDRYGGQHLLYVASYVQSSDDWRWQADDDTLEERWLDGIEELFPSFSREHVESVRLSRNPRAAPVYERGYLETVIPYDLRESVGDGMYYAGMASRAQYPERSLNGGVVAGFECADRIADGE
- a CDS encoding DUF1611 domain-containing protein; its protein translation is MTDVSDRGTRRVSDRTIAILAHEKFPDRAKTAIGVMRYGNYDVAAVIDREEAGSSVGDHVRDLDDAPIVGSFEEALEVESDLDTLLIGIAPIGGGFEESWRPDVTAAIDAGCDVISGLHYFLSEDEEFAALADQEGVELWDVRNPHEDLTVSEGVAADVDADVVLTVGTDCSVGKMTVSLELLAAARDRGIDAGFVPTGQTGIMIAGWGNPVDRVISDFTAGSVEEMILELGDEHDVLFVEGQGSIVHPAYSAVTCGILHGAMADALVLCHASGREAIHGYEEFSLPPLPEYVDLYESLAKPVHESPVVAGALNTREIDGDDDAREAVAEYSRTIGVPATDPVRFDAEDVLDAVLEGVDR
- a CDS encoding dipeptide epimerase, whose product is MTLSAEFERVSLELDDAFTISRGTTTETENVVVRITDEGGMTGIGGAAPSPHYGETADTVGAVLPELLDVVEEVDDPHAIHEVERRLTEVVRDNPAARCAVSIALHDLAAKRLGVPLYRLWGLDPTDAPTSSYTIGLDTVDRVGEKTERAVESGYDVLKLKLGTDHDRELVEAVREAAPDARLRIDANEAWTPRETVAKSRWLEEYDVEFIEQPVPAEDPEGLRFAYERSVLPIAADESCVTVSDIPEIADRADIANLKLMKCGGLAEARRMIATARAHGLEVMLGCMVESNASIAAGCHLAPLLDYADLDGSLLLAEDPYAGIDLTDGEIRLAETDRAGTGVRRVD